Proteins co-encoded in one Leptospira levettii genomic window:
- the ptsP gene encoding phosphoenolpyruvate--protein phosphotransferase, with product MEEKTTFKGISAYPGTVYGKVFRWKQSKRKREDRTDLSPDEIKEEIELLKKGLQKTEDDLADLVQKSKQNVELSEILESQIVFLNDPLFRARVFERIAQNNESAGLALETAVSSLYDEFQSIPDEFFRERADHLLDIGKRIESNLYPEKGAEPTKIPDDVILIAKEITPSEMIQLGKCRLRGIATDFGGKTGHTAIIARNYGIPTIVGLKNITSHVEDDDYILLDATRGILNRSPAIDEIKLAGIKSEIKKTIPLREISDGPKELKTKDGKKFTLRANIDSEEEVDTAFLQGADGIGLVRTEILFIRYIEFKPTEEEQFAVYKRILLKMVGRPVTFRVWDIGADKMENGYEEENPFLGNRGIRYLLRHPHFFKEQLRALLRASEFGTMRIMLPMITTRSEILQTKVLISECLEELKNQGLVITKKIPLGIMVETPACALNLPFLGNHVDFYSIGTNDLLQYLLAVERNNHLVGDLYNPWQVVFLLLLKNIVDVANSQKKPISICGEIGSDPMFTAVLIGLGIRDLSSALPLMKEVAEKVTEISTWKAKLLAEQVITLAGEEKFEEIETLVLETKG from the coding sequence ATGGAAGAAAAAACCACATTTAAAGGCATCTCTGCCTACCCGGGAACGGTCTACGGAAAGGTATTTCGTTGGAAACAATCCAAACGGAAACGGGAAGATCGTACGGACTTAAGTCCTGATGAAATCAAAGAAGAAATTGAACTCTTAAAAAAAGGGCTTCAGAAAACGGAAGATGACCTAGCTGACCTTGTACAAAAATCCAAACAGAATGTCGAACTTTCAGAAATACTAGAATCCCAAATTGTTTTTTTAAACGATCCACTCTTTCGTGCTCGAGTCTTTGAACGAATTGCACAAAACAATGAGTCGGCGGGACTTGCACTAGAAACAGCCGTGAGTTCCTTGTATGATGAATTCCAATCCATTCCTGATGAATTTTTCAGAGAAAGAGCAGACCACCTTCTCGACATAGGCAAACGGATTGAATCGAATTTGTACCCAGAGAAAGGTGCAGAACCAACTAAAATTCCAGATGATGTGATCCTCATCGCAAAAGAAATCACACCATCCGAAATGATCCAATTGGGCAAGTGCAGGTTAAGAGGGATTGCCACTGACTTCGGAGGGAAAACAGGACATACGGCAATCATTGCAAGAAATTATGGAATTCCCACAATTGTTGGGCTTAAGAACATCACCTCACACGTTGAAGACGATGATTATATTTTACTCGATGCAACGAGAGGTATCCTCAATCGTTCCCCTGCCATTGATGAAATCAAACTCGCAGGGATCAAAAGTGAAATTAAAAAAACAATTCCCTTACGAGAAATCAGCGATGGTCCGAAAGAACTCAAAACAAAAGATGGGAAAAAATTCACCTTACGTGCGAATATCGATTCAGAAGAAGAAGTAGATACTGCCTTTTTGCAGGGAGCCGATGGGATTGGACTTGTCAGAACAGAAATCTTATTCATCCGTTATATCGAATTCAAACCCACAGAAGAAGAACAGTTTGCCGTATACAAACGAATCTTACTAAAGATGGTAGGCCGCCCAGTGACCTTTCGTGTATGGGATATAGGAGCCGATAAAATGGAAAATGGATATGAAGAAGAAAATCCATTTCTCGGAAATAGAGGAATTCGTTATTTATTAAGACACCCTCATTTTTTTAAGGAACAACTCCGTGCCCTTCTTCGTGCGAGTGAATTTGGAACCATGAGGATCATGTTACCGATGATCACAACTCGTTCTGAAATTTTACAAACAAAAGTTTTGATAAGTGAATGTCTGGAAGAATTAAAAAACCAAGGACTTGTGATTACTAAAAAAATTCCACTGGGTATAATGGTCGAAACTCCTGCATGCGCCTTAAACTTACCTTTTTTGGGAAACCATGTCGATTTTTATAGTATTGGAACAAATGATTTATTACAATATTTACTTGCTGTTGAACGTAACAACCATTTGGTGGGAGATTTATACAACCCGTGGCAAGTTGTGTTTTTACTTTTACTCAAAAACATTGTCGACGTTGCCAATTCTCAAAAAAAACCTATTAGCATCTGTGGGGAAATCGGAAGTGATCCGATGTTTACTGCCGTACTCATTGGTTTAGGGATCAGAGATTTGAGTTCGGCTCTCCCTTTGATGAAGGAAGTTGCAGAAAAGGTGACAGAAATTTCCACATGGAAAGCAAAATTACTCGCAGAACAAGTCATCACTCTTGCTGGCGAAGAAAAGTTTGAGGAAATTGAAACTTTAGTATTAGAGACAAAAGGATAA
- the lpxC gene encoding UDP-3-O-acyl-N-acetylglucosamine deacetylase produces MQTAIHRKTIQNSITLKGIGVHSGKVVTLRLHPAEANTGLIFYLYRGTQKVRIPVTLDHVVDTSNATTIGDGGSNRVQTIEHLLAAVHTLGITDCIFEIDSVEVPIMDGSSLPFWEGIRSAGIRVLDETVEPITITNPIWVVDGDKYLVMLPSDELKVTYSIDFNHPLLRGQSYTTTLDESILGTDILPARTFGFLKDVEALQARGLAMGGSLDNAVVLTDDGYLNDHLRYDNECVRHKILDLVGDLAVMGRPFRGHLIASKAGHALDISLAKCIMSQVTGNELTQYKSKRIPLFSKKEATR; encoded by the coding sequence ATGCAAACGGCAATCCACAGAAAAACGATCCAAAATTCGATTACGCTCAAGGGAATTGGCGTCCATTCTGGAAAAGTGGTGACCCTTCGCCTCCATCCTGCCGAGGCAAATACGGGACTTATCTTTTATCTCTATCGAGGCACCCAAAAAGTCAGAATCCCCGTAACTCTAGACCATGTAGTCGACACGAGTAACGCAACTACCATCGGGGACGGTGGTTCCAATCGGGTGCAAACCATCGAACACTTACTCGCAGCAGTCCACACATTAGGCATTACAGATTGTATTTTTGAAATTGATTCCGTAGAAGTTCCGATTATGGACGGATCTTCCCTTCCGTTTTGGGAAGGAATTCGTTCCGCAGGGATTCGTGTCCTTGACGAAACCGTGGAACCCATCACCATCACAAACCCGATTTGGGTGGTTGACGGGGACAAATACCTCGTTATGCTCCCTTCAGATGAATTAAAGGTCACTTATAGCATCGATTTTAACCACCCACTCTTAAGAGGACAATCCTATACAACGACCCTAGACGAGTCCATTTTAGGAACAGACATTCTCCCTGCGAGAACCTTTGGGTTTTTAAAAGATGTGGAAGCCCTCCAAGCAAGAGGACTTGCCATGGGAGGTTCCCTCGACAATGCAGTGGTTCTCACTGACGATGGTTACCTCAATGACCATTTGCGTTATGACAATGAATGTGTTCGCCATAAAATCCTAGACCTTGTTGGAGATTTAGCAGTCATGGGTCGCCCCTTCAGAGGTCACCTCATCGCTTCCAAAGCAGGACACGCCCTCGACATTTCGCTTGCGAAATGCATCATGAGCCAAGTCACAGGAAACGAACTCACACAGTACAAAAGCAAACGGATTCCTCTTTTCTCTAAAAAAGAAGCAACTCGGTAG
- the mce gene encoding mammalian cell entry protein Mce: MPTIGRALIVGLLFIFSLVAVGYFTIVTEGGPFQKSGYQLPVYFPDAEGIKIGNKVTIHGVPFGYVSKIRLVQIDEMGNLLPDGETGIGTKVELTLLLKGKVQLFSNYEITIKNESLLSGRVVALDPGSKYPVDPKTKEYMMAEEPLSKIEISPKSGKLLPIQGKVTQDPLVSLSELIAENRSDIRKTVQNIANITGKINEGQGTLGKLINESDVHKSVNTTLGDAQVVLKELREGLEDTREQAPVTSFIRSALSAF, encoded by the coding sequence ATGCCTACCATAGGTCGCGCACTCATTGTTGGTCTTTTATTCATTTTTTCACTCGTTGCCGTTGGGTATTTTACGATTGTAACGGAAGGTGGACCGTTCCAAAAGTCAGGTTACCAACTCCCTGTTTACTTCCCTGATGCAGAGGGGATTAAAATTGGAAACAAGGTCACCATCCACGGTGTTCCGTTTGGGTATGTTTCTAAAATCCGTTTGGTACAAATTGATGAAATGGGCAATTTATTGCCTGATGGAGAAACGGGGATTGGAACGAAGGTAGAACTCACGTTACTCCTCAAAGGTAAGGTCCAACTTTTTTCCAATTACGAAATCACAATCAAAAACGAAAGTTTACTCTCTGGTCGTGTGGTTGCCCTTGACCCAGGATCCAAATACCCTGTGGATCCCAAAACCAAAGAATACATGATGGCAGAAGAACCACTCAGTAAGATTGAAATTTCTCCCAAATCGGGGAAACTCCTTCCCATCCAAGGGAAAGTCACCCAAGACCCGCTTGTCTCTTTGTCTGAACTCATCGCAGAAAACAGGTCTGATATCCGTAAAACCGTGCAAAACATAGCGAATATCACAGGAAAAATCAATGAAGGTCAGGGAACACTGGGAAAACTCATCAATGAAAGTGATGTTCATAAATCTGTGAATACGACCTTGGGAGATGCCCAAGTGGTTCTGAAAGAACTTAGGGAAGGATTGGAAGATACAAGGGAACAAGCCCCCGTCACAAGTTTCATCCGTTCTGCTCTCAGTGCTTTTTAA
- a CDS encoding ABC transporter ATP-binding protein, giving the protein MEPFAIEMKNVHKAFGKRKILRGMNLQVKQGETMVILGPSGTGKSVSLKHITGLLDPDEGDCFIYGESIVHANEKKREELRSKLGVLFQSGALINWLTVYENVALPLREHKIADGVELDRIVMEKLQWLDLVPAKDTLPSNISGGMKKRVGLARALTSQPKIVMYDEPTSGLDPVMSNVINDLVIRLQKELGLTSIVVTHDMNSAYRIADRISFLYEGKVQFCGTPEEIQVSKDPVIQQFIHGNTVGPMILDHSELKKGKSN; this is encoded by the coding sequence ATGGAACCATTTGCCATCGAAATGAAAAATGTGCACAAAGCCTTCGGCAAACGTAAAATCCTCCGAGGTATGAATTTACAAGTGAAACAAGGAGAAACAATGGTGATCCTTGGACCCTCTGGAACGGGAAAATCGGTAAGTCTCAAACACATCACAGGTTTACTTGACCCAGATGAAGGAGATTGTTTTATTTATGGAGAGTCCATAGTCCATGCGAATGAAAAAAAACGAGAAGAGTTACGTTCCAAGTTAGGTGTTCTTTTCCAATCGGGGGCACTTATCAATTGGCTTACTGTGTATGAAAATGTAGCCCTTCCCTTACGAGAACATAAAATCGCAGATGGTGTGGAACTGGATCGTATTGTGATGGAAAAATTACAATGGTTGGATTTGGTTCCGGCAAAAGATACCCTTCCCAGTAATATTTCTGGTGGGATGAAAAAACGTGTGGGGCTTGCACGAGCTCTCACATCCCAACCAAAAATTGTCATGTATGACGAACCAACCTCTGGCCTTGACCCAGTGATGTCCAATGTCATCAACGACCTTGTGATTCGTTTACAAAAAGAGTTAGGCCTCACATCCATTGTGGTTACCCATGATATGAATTCTGCGTATCGAATTGCAGATCGCATCAGTTTTTTATATGAAGGAAAAGTCCAATTTTGTGGAACTCCTGAAGAGATCCAAGTGTCCAAAGATCCAGTGATCCAACAATTCATTCATGGAAATACAGTAGGTCCGATGATACTCGACCACTCCGAATTAAAAAAAGGAAAATCCAATTGA
- a CDS encoding MlaE family ABC transporter permease: protein MIQMYRKTIEPLLYAIGYTVLLLFRAIGQSHHLYFKRREILEQMFIAGVGSLFVVSIVSVFTGMILGINTGLGLRDFGAEGQIGLLLTITLTREMSPFMTSLILAASVGSAMAAEIGTMKVSEEIDALEVMSINPVRYLVMPRIVGFSIMVPVLCVYSSALGILGGGIVGHFQLGIDIISYFQDVYYRISSVPGLKDLYVGLLKGYVFGISIATISCSQGLRTEGGAIGVGQTTRKAVVTSFLMVIFSGYVLTALFYK, encoded by the coding sequence ATGATCCAAATGTATCGTAAAACCATTGAACCCCTTTTGTATGCAATTGGTTATACTGTATTGTTATTATTTCGGGCCATTGGACAATCCCACCATTTGTATTTCAAACGCCGTGAAATCTTAGAACAAATGTTTATCGCTGGAGTTGGATCGTTATTTGTTGTGTCCATAGTATCAGTTTTTACGGGTATGATCCTTGGGATTAACACAGGACTTGGTCTCCGCGATTTCGGGGCAGAAGGACAAATTGGACTACTCCTTACAATCACCTTAACAAGGGAAATGTCTCCCTTTATGACATCCCTCATCCTTGCAGCGTCTGTTGGTTCTGCTATGGCTGCCGAAATCGGAACGATGAAAGTATCTGAAGAAATTGATGCTTTAGAGGTTATGTCCATTAATCCAGTCCGATACCTTGTGATGCCAAGGATAGTTGGATTTTCCATTATGGTTCCTGTTCTATGCGTTTACTCTTCCGCCTTAGGAATATTAGGTGGTGGAATTGTTGGACATTTTCAATTAGGGATTGATATCATTAGTTATTTCCAAGATGTTTATTACCGAATTTCATCAGTGCCTGGACTCAAAGATTTATATGTTGGTCTTTTGAAAGGTTATGTGTTTGGTATTTCCATTGCTACCATTTCGTGTAGCCAAGGCCTTCGTACAGAAGGTGGGGCCATTGGCGTGGGCCAAACAACGAGGAAGGCGGTAGTCACTTCCTTTCTCATGGTGATTTTTTCAGGGTATGTGTTAACAGCCCTCTTCTATAAGTAA
- a CDS encoding D-alanine--D-alanine ligase, translated as MPKIKIALLFGGVSGEHIISIRSSAFIFATIDREKYDVCPIYIDMSGKFWIPTITDPNYPDPTGKSETEFSQEFNKSNQIETSSDPSQLGKHGFTSAFLGLHGGAGEDGRIQGFLDTMGIPHTGSGVLASALAMDKFRANLLFQSIGIPVAPFLELDRVQSDPRKVLLNLPFSYPVFIKPTLGGSSVNTGMAKTPEEAITLVDKIFVSEDRVLVQKLVSGTEVSIGVLEKPEGKKRNAFSLVPTEIRPKSEFFDFEAKYTKGASEEITPAPVGEKITQTLQDYSLKCHVILGCKGYSRTDFIISDGIPYVLETNTLPGMTGTSLIPQQAKALGIDMKQVFTWLLEISLF; from the coding sequence ATGCCAAAAATAAAAATCGCATTACTTTTCGGAGGGGTCTCTGGAGAACATATCATATCCATTCGTTCCTCAGCTTTTATATTCGCTACAATTGATAGGGAAAAATACGACGTATGCCCCATTTACATTGACATGAGCGGAAAATTTTGGATCCCAACGATAACAGATCCAAATTACCCTGACCCAACGGGAAAATCTGAAACTGAATTTTCACAAGAATTTAACAAGTCCAATCAAATTGAAACCTCGAGTGATCCGAGTCAATTAGGGAAACATGGGTTTACTTCCGCCTTCCTCGGATTACACGGAGGAGCGGGCGAAGATGGTAGAATCCAAGGATTTTTGGACACGATGGGCATTCCTCACACAGGGTCTGGTGTACTGGCATCAGCCCTTGCGATGGATAAATTTAGAGCGAATTTACTCTTCCAATCGATAGGAATCCCAGTTGCTCCATTTTTGGAATTGGACCGAGTTCAATCTGATCCCAGAAAAGTTCTATTAAATTTACCATTTTCGTATCCCGTTTTCATTAAGCCCACGTTAGGTGGATCAAGTGTCAATACAGGAATGGCAAAAACACCTGAAGAAGCAATTACCCTCGTAGATAAAATATTTGTATCGGAAGACCGTGTCCTCGTTCAAAAATTGGTATCTGGAACAGAAGTTTCAATTGGTGTTTTAGAAAAACCAGAAGGGAAAAAGCGAAATGCATTTTCACTTGTTCCAACAGAGATCAGACCCAAGTCGGAATTTTTTGATTTTGAAGCAAAATACACAAAAGGCGCAAGTGAAGAAATCACTCCGGCACCTGTTGGTGAAAAAATAACGCAAACATTACAAGATTACAGTTTAAAATGCCATGTGATCTTGGGCTGTAAGGGTTATTCCAGAACTGATTTTATCATCTCAGACGGTATTCCCTATGTATTGGAAACGAATACTTTACCAGGTATGACTGGCACAAGTCTAATCCCACAACAAGCAAAAGCCTTGGGAATCGATATGAAACAAGTGTTTACGTGGTTACTTGAGATTTCTCTTTTTTAG
- a CDS encoding sodium:solute symporter family protein has product MNFQAIFILAYLLVTIGIGVYAAKKVKNSKDFILAGRSLPLPISTAALFATWFGSETILGSSVEFAKGGFLSVIQDPFGGALCLFLLGLVFAKYLYRMQILTFGDFYKNRYGKKMEFIAGICLIFSYFGWVAAQFVALGIMVQILFGMNQFTAIVIGACLVVFYTYLGGMWSVSLTDFFQSISIIIGLVVVIIELNGIKPIWTSISEKPDGFFQFFPESNYHAWTLYLSAWMVVGFGSLPQQDIFQRVMSAKSEKVAIRASYLSSVLYLLFAMIPLLLGLHAKSLIPEFDLNSETGQLLIPTMISKFSSPWIQVLFFSALISAILSTASGAILAPSSILSENILKYAFKDMNDKKLLLLSRVSVLIIAGISFLLAVGKPSIYALVEDSGGISLVTLFIPMVFGLLSKRADERSALFSLFVGIVTWLILEVYGDDMTNHFYGTIASLIAILFGIYCFPKKEKSQVTT; this is encoded by the coding sequence ATGAATTTCCAAGCCATTTTTATTTTAGCTTACCTCCTTGTGACAATCGGGATTGGGGTGTATGCAGCAAAAAAAGTAAAAAATTCAAAAGACTTTATCCTTGCAGGTAGAAGTTTACCCTTACCCATTTCAACAGCAGCATTATTTGCCACTTGGTTTGGTAGTGAAACGATTCTTGGTTCCTCTGTCGAATTTGCAAAAGGTGGATTTTTATCCGTAATCCAAGATCCGTTTGGTGGTGCTCTTTGTTTATTTTTACTTGGATTGGTGTTTGCTAAATACCTTTACCGAATGCAAATCCTTACCTTTGGTGATTTTTATAAAAACCGTTATGGTAAAAAAATGGAATTCATTGCAGGTATTTGTTTAATCTTTTCCTATTTTGGTTGGGTAGCTGCTCAATTTGTTGCACTCGGAATTATGGTACAAATTTTATTTGGGATGAACCAGTTTACAGCCATTGTCATTGGAGCATGCCTTGTTGTTTTTTACACGTATTTAGGTGGGATGTGGTCTGTTTCCTTAACCGATTTTTTTCAATCCATATCCATCATCATAGGTCTCGTCGTTGTGATCATTGAATTGAATGGAATTAAACCTATCTGGACATCTATCTCAGAAAAACCAGATGGTTTTTTTCAATTTTTTCCTGAATCCAATTACCATGCCTGGACTTTGTATCTTTCGGCTTGGATGGTTGTTGGTTTTGGTTCCTTACCCCAACAAGATATTTTCCAAAGAGTGATGTCTGCTAAATCAGAAAAGGTAGCCATACGTGCATCTTATTTATCTTCCGTATTGTACTTGTTATTTGCAATGATCCCTCTCTTATTAGGACTCCATGCAAAAAGTCTAATTCCAGAATTTGATTTAAATTCAGAGACTGGGCAACTTCTGATCCCAACTATGATCTCAAAATTTTCTAGTCCTTGGATTCAGGTTTTATTTTTTTCAGCATTAATTTCTGCTATTTTATCAACAGCTTCGGGTGCAATTCTCGCTCCCTCTTCTATATTATCTGAGAATATTCTAAAATATGCATTCAAAGATATGAACGATAAAAAACTCCTTTTACTCTCACGGGTATCGGTTCTCATCATTGCAGGGATATCATTTTTACTCGCAGTGGGAAAACCTTCGATTTATGCACTAGTCGAAGATTCGGGTGGGATCTCTCTTGTTACCCTATTCATTCCCATGGTATTTGGTCTTTTAAGCAAAAGAGCAGATGAACGTTCTGCTCTGTTTTCATTGTTTGTTGGTATCGTTACTTGGCTTATCTTGGAAGTCTATGGGGATGATATGACAAACCATTTTTATGGAACAATCGCCAGTCTCATCGCCATTCTTTTTGGTATTTATTGTTTCCCTAAAAAAGAGAAATCTCAAGTAACCACGTAA
- a CDS encoding exodeoxyribonuclease VII small subunit, producing MVEKKTISFEEAIRELEDIAEKLERGTLSLEDSIKAYERGMELKKICSERLVDAEAKIEFLTKAPNGEVVKSTVKKKKEETTSNKAEEDLF from the coding sequence ATGGTAGAAAAAAAAACAATCAGTTTTGAAGAAGCAATCCGTGAATTGGAAGACATTGCAGAAAAATTAGAACGTGGAACTTTGTCTTTAGAAGATTCAATCAAGGCATATGAACGTGGAATGGAACTGAAAAAAATATGTTCAGAACGTTTGGTAGATGCAGAAGCTAAAATTGAATTTTTAACCAAAGCTCCCAATGGTGAAGTAGTGAAATCAACTGTGAAAAAAAAGAAGGAAGAGACAACTTCTAATAAAGCGGAAGAAGATTTATTTTAA
- the xseA gene encoding exodeoxyribonuclease VII large subunit, with translation METADSSLSVSEVNRRIKAKLQDSPEFKNFWIRGEISNFSQTNSSGHMYFSLKDTTSVIKCAFFSFQAKNYKGTPLRNGMEILVYGSVSVYEPGGYYSITVQKIEELGEGDILLKIEKLKKLLAEKGIFDVSHKRPLPKFPKRLGIVTSPKGAAVEDIIRIATDLNPSIQILVSPCLVQGDGAENSIIEAIKEINDPKWEVDVIIAGRGGGSFEDLMAFNQEAVVMAYYHSRIPIISAVGHEIDRVLTDLAADATTPTPTAAAKLAIPNVSDTLIRLDEMEDRLRSALTGVIRIGKEKWSGVTSRVVFQNPKAVLEPRQNHLDELLTKISLLGKNYLVKKQSEFQKFDSFQQTWKSHLERVKTKYKLAEQRLDHFSPLGTLKRGFSVLRNTNKQVISSITQIKEKESLEVFLFDGKLQVEVKEIK, from the coding sequence ATGGAAACAGCTGATTCTTCCCTTTCAGTCAGTGAAGTCAATCGCCGTATCAAGGCGAAATTACAAGACTCTCCTGAATTTAAGAACTTTTGGATTCGAGGAGAAATTTCCAATTTCAGCCAAACCAATAGTTCCGGTCATATGTATTTTTCCTTAAAAGATACAACAAGTGTGATTAAATGTGCGTTTTTTTCCTTCCAAGCCAAAAACTATAAAGGAACTCCCTTACGAAACGGAATGGAAATCTTAGTATATGGTTCTGTTTCTGTTTATGAACCAGGTGGTTATTATAGCATCACGGTCCAAAAAATTGAAGAACTTGGGGAAGGTGATATCCTCCTTAAAATCGAAAAATTAAAAAAATTGTTAGCAGAAAAAGGGATATTTGACGTTTCCCACAAACGACCGTTACCTAAATTTCCAAAACGATTGGGAATTGTTACCTCACCTAAGGGAGCTGCTGTAGAAGACATCATACGCATTGCAACAGACCTCAATCCTTCCATTCAAATTTTAGTATCTCCATGCCTTGTCCAAGGAGATGGTGCAGAAAATTCAATCATTGAAGCCATTAAAGAAATTAATGATCCAAAATGGGAAGTAGATGTGATCATTGCAGGGCGTGGTGGAGGATCCTTTGAGGACTTAATGGCATTTAACCAAGAAGCAGTTGTGATGGCGTATTACCATTCACGGATTCCCATTATTTCTGCGGTAGGACACGAAATTGACCGAGTTCTTACGGATTTAGCAGCAGATGCAACGACACCTACTCCTACTGCAGCTGCAAAATTAGCAATACCCAATGTGTCTGATACTCTCATCCGTTTGGATGAAATGGAAGACCGATTACGTTCCGCTCTGACAGGTGTTATAAGGATCGGAAAAGAAAAGTGGTCAGGTGTAACAAGTAGAGTGGTTTTCCAAAACCCAAAAGCGGTGTTAGAACCTAGGCAAAATCATTTGGATGAATTATTAACCAAAATTTCTCTACTAGGTAAAAACTACCTTGTCAAAAAACAAAGTGAATTCCAAAAATTTGATTCTTTCCAACAAACTTGGAAATCCCATCTAGAAAGAGTCAAAACAAAATACAAACTCGCAGAACAACGATTAGATCACTTTTCTCCATTAGGTACACTCAAAAGAGGATTTTCGGTTCTTCGTAATACAAACAAACAAGTGATCTCTTCCATCACACAAATTAAAGAAAAAGAATCATTGGAAGTTTTTTTATTCGATGGCAAACTCCAAGTGGAAGTAAAAGAAATAAAATAG
- a CDS encoding AI-2E family transporter — translation MNWIKNKNETIVYILLAGIFLATCFTLFFVFKPFLWSSFLALLFYLTTRKLHKRLKNVLGVKFHGLSPYIMVILMLACVFIPSYLIVSTLIRESLNLVSYVRNQLTEESVVSLLLNSPMLTDFFTENEFFWIKLPILYREYVGQHMDILNLDSIYSLLKNSSGFLLGSFEVPGAIIFNGFFTFILLFFLYKEGSRMEHGLFLLLPFPTEIEERLGRRIEEAIRTVMMGNLFISLLQGALIYILLLFTSVSNKFLLSSIATIFSLIPVVGTSVVWFPIGLYIGLVQENWTGSVLFMIAGGASYLILENFVKPKLLDKKLKTHPFLIFLSLIGGLQEFGVAGIIIGPMALTLVIILWDFWKIFRETRFQTT, via the coding sequence ATGAATTGGATCAAAAATAAAAACGAAACGATCGTCTACATTCTGTTAGCAGGGATTTTTCTCGCTACCTGTTTTACGTTGTTTTTTGTATTCAAACCATTTTTATGGTCCAGTTTTTTAGCCTTATTGTTTTATTTAACCACAAGAAAACTTCACAAACGATTAAAGAATGTATTGGGTGTTAAATTTCATGGCCTATCTCCCTATATCATGGTCATTCTGATGCTCGCTTGTGTGTTTATTCCTTCTTATTTAATCGTATCAACGCTCATCCGTGAATCTTTAAATTTAGTCAGTTATGTAAGAAACCAACTCACAGAAGAATCGGTTGTTTCGCTTTTACTCAATAGTCCGATGTTGACAGACTTTTTTACCGAGAATGAATTTTTTTGGATCAAACTTCCGATTCTTTACCGCGAATACGTGGGACAACACATGGACATTCTCAATTTAGATTCCATTTATAGTTTATTAAAAAATTCTTCTGGTTTTTTACTTGGGTCATTTGAGGTTCCTGGAGCCATCATCTTTAACGGATTTTTTACATTCATCTTACTCTTCTTTCTCTACAAAGAAGGAAGCCGAATGGAACATGGGTTGTTTTTACTTTTACCTTTCCCCACAGAAATAGAAGAAAGGCTTGGACGTAGGATCGAAGAAGCCATACGAACAGTTATGATGGGGAATTTATTCATCTCACTTTTACAAGGTGCATTGATTTATATTCTTTTACTTTTTACATCTGTATCAAACAAGTTTTTACTTTCCAGTATCGCTACTATTTTTTCTCTCATACCTGTCGTTGGTACATCCGTGGTTTGGTTTCCCATTGGACTTTATATTGGACTTGTCCAAGAAAATTGGACAGGTAGTGTACTTTTTATGATTGCAGGTGGGGCAAGTTATCTCATTTTAGAAAACTTTGTAAAACCAAAACTCCTTGATAAAAAACTCAAAACTCACCCATTTTTAATTTTCCTTTCCCTTATTGGCGGTTTACAAGAGTTTGGTGTTGCAGGAATCATCATTGGGCCAATGGCATTAACTCTCGTAATCATCTTATGGGATTTTTGGAAAATATTTCGAGAAACTCGATTCCAAACAACGTAA